The following coding sequences are from one Lycium ferocissimum isolate CSIRO_LF1 chromosome 3, AGI_CSIRO_Lferr_CH_V1, whole genome shotgun sequence window:
- the LOC132049801 gene encoding non-specific lipid-transfer protein 2 isoform X1, with protein MEMVGKIACFVVLCMMVVAPHAEALTCGQVQSGLAPCLPYLQGRGPLGGCCGGVKGLLGAAKTPADRKTACTCLKSAANAIKGIDAGKAAGLPGACGVNIPYKISPSTDCSKVQ; from the exons ATGGAAATGGTCGGAAAGATTGCATGCTTTGTGGTTTTGTGCATGATGGTGGTTGCACCCCATGCAGAGGCACTAACCTGTGGCCAGGTTCAGTCTGGCTTGGCACCCTGCCTCCCTTACTTGCAGGGTCGCGGCCCTCTCGGAGGCTGTTGTGGCGGTGTTAAAGGTCTTTTGGGTGCTGCCAAGACCCCAGCAGACCGCAAGACAGCATGCACTTGCCTGAAATCAGCTGCTAATGCTATTAAGGGCATTGATGCAGGCAAAGCCGCTGGTCTCCCTGGCGCTTGTGGCGTTAACATCCCTTACAAGATCAGCCCCTCCACTGACTGTTCCAA AGTCCAGTAA
- the LOC132049801 gene encoding non-specific lipid-transfer protein 2 isoform X2, producing MEMVGKIACFVVLCMMVVAPHAEALTCGQVQSGLAPCLPYLQGRGPLGGCCGGVKGLLGAAKTPADRKTACTCLKSAANAIKGIDAGKAAGLPGACGVNIPYKISPSTDCSKVQ from the coding sequence ATGGAAATGGTCGGAAAGATTGCATGCTTTGTGGTTTTGTGCATGATGGTGGTTGCACCCCATGCAGAGGCACTAACCTGTGGCCAGGTTCAGTCTGGCTTGGCACCCTGCCTCCCTTACTTGCAGGGTCGCGGCCCTCTCGGAGGCTGTTGTGGCGGTGTTAAAGGTCTTTTGGGTGCTGCCAAGACCCCAGCAGACCGCAAGACAGCATGCACTTGCCTGAAATCAGCTGCTAATGCTATTAAGGGCATTGATGCAGGCAAAGCCGCTGGTCTCCCTGGCGCTTGTGGCGTTAACATCCCTTACAAGATCAGCCCCTCCACTGACTGTTCCAA